Sequence from the Puntigrus tetrazona isolate hp1 chromosome 11, ASM1883169v1, whole genome shotgun sequence genome:
TACTATGAGAAGAAAGGGCCGATCGCACAGAGGGACTACAGCCCCTACTGGAACACCATCAAGGACCTAAAAGACAAGGTACGGTGATGCCAGAATTAATATGAAACATTACTAGTAAAATAACATTCTTGCTTGATAGCCTATGTGTTCTCGTGCATTGAATATTCTACGTTTCAGATTTTTAGTGCACTAATCTAGTTGCATATATCCTTGCAACCCAATGAATACCCAAAAGATTCTAACCTCTCACACATGTGTCCTGCAGCGCTGCAGTTCTATAACGAATTCatgcattaaaaactgcatatCAATGCTTTTCGTTACAGATTAAGAACGCTACCATCAACAACGCCAACATCCTCCTGCAGATCGACAACTCTAAACTGGCTGCCGATGACTTCAGAATCAAGTAAGCTACACAGTGTTGACCACAACTGTGTGAATTTAAGTAGTTTGGTGGATAAAATATTCAGCACAACTGTCAGAAAATTAGTATAAACAGTACGCCAAGTAATGACGAAAACGTATCATACTGGTATGATGAACATTCATGAGATCGGgtaagcaaatcagcatataaaaatgattttgaaggaTCGTGCGACACTGAAGTCTGAAGTAATAGCTGCTAAgacaaatttcattttaaaacatacaacaaaatggcaattttaaggtatttttgatcaaataaatgcggccttGGCTAGTATAAGAAGCTTCTTTCAAAATGTTAgtgcatgcatgtttttctgACATTGGTTGTGCTTGGTGTGTTTATTTCCTATGTCACCTTTCCAACAATCAGATATGAGCATGAGGTGGTGATGCGTCAGTGTGTGGAGGCCGACATCGCCAACCTGCGCCGCTTGCTGGACCAGACAAACCTGGCAAGGGCCGACCTGGAGATGCAGATCAAGGGTCTGGAGGAAGAGCTAGCATTCATGAAGAAGAACCACCAGGAGGTGTGTagaagttgtttaaaaaaaatcatttaactgATCCTACTTTTTGgagcattatattatattctgtgGCATTACAGGAGCTGGCTGCACTGAGGTCACAGCTGACAGGCACAGTGAACGTAGAGGTTGATGCTGCTCCTCAGCAAGATCTGACCAAGGTTATGGAAGAGATTCGTAATCATTACGAGAACATCATCCAGAAACACCGCAGGGAACAGGAGGCCTGGTTCAAAGACAAGGTAAGACATCATTCTCACTCGGTGTCAATCTGAATTCTACCTAGCTATCACTAAATATTAAACCGCATATTCCAGAATGTCACTTGGATGGTGAtgcagtgtttttgtcttttgttttagaCTGCAGGGTTGAACAAAGAGGTGGCCATCAACACAGAGACCATACAAACGTCCAGATCACAGGTCACAGAGCTGAGAAACACCTTGCAGAGTCTGGAGATCGAGCTGCAGTCTCAACTCAGCATGGTGAGATACAAGTGGAACCTAGAGCGAGATTAGATAGATCGTCGTgcttaattatgtttttgtgcatgttctCACACAGAAAGCGGCACTGGAGAACTCGCTGGTAGAAACAGAGGCTAGATACAGCGCTATGCTAGCAGGCTACCAGAACCAAATCAACATGCTGGAAGCCGAGCTTTGTCAAGTGCGGGCTAGCATTGAGCAACAGGGACGCGACTACGCCTTACTGCTGGACATCAAGAGCCGCCTGGAGAAGGAGATCGCCACCTATAGAAGCCTCCTGGAAAATCAGGACATCAAGTAAGTCGGttctttttaaaaggtaaacaGTGGAGCATGGATTATGTTATGACAGTATCATCTtcactaattatttttttcttcctgttacTCTTCCAGAACCCAAATTCCAGGTAATTGAAATCTCTCTTGTATTTTCTGGTAGGATGGTCAGTGTATGTTGTGCGTTGCACATTAATAACTCTTTCCCTGTTGTCCTTCAGGATCAACTATCATGATCTCAGGTGGATCTCACTCCTCAGGAGGATCTCACATCGTCACATCTGGTGGATCTCAGTCCTCTGGTGGTTCTCACACCATCACAACTGGTGGACCAACAATCCAAATCAAGCAAACCACCACCACTTCACACCGTACTTACTAAAGTCACAGCGTGCCGCTTCGTGAGACAGTGTTCAAACACGTGCAGGCATTTCATATTAACTGAGTCTTAATACAGTTTGTGTGACATGACAAAAAACATTGAAAGAAACTTACTGTTATGTTGCTGTATGTGAgtctcttaaaataaaatggctgTCAATAAATATTGGTTCAGTGTcgtaatcattttcaaacagaaattaaaaatttttttgttttgcagaataaaaatGAGACGCGAATCCATCTGAGAAAGAGCCGAAAAggtgtcaaaagaaaaaaagcagctgTACTGTGGAGATtgaaaaaatgtgattaattaaaaattttgacatcaattttttgtgtgaaggattcaaacagaaattaaaaacttgaaaaagcGTACAAATTATAGGGGGAGcccttaaattcagtttttctgttttaatgtttgagatTATGGCAGTAACCAACCCTCAGTTTTCATGGCCACCTTGTGGGACGCTGAACTTGATTGGACTGTGTTGAACTCGAGCGGAAAGGGTTGTTGATCTGCAGAGAGAGTACTTGAAGGCTCCTGATTGTTCTTGCTGACCTTGACCTGGATCGAAGACGTTAGCAGAGGACAAGTTCTCAAGACCGTCctgttcctctttctctcgGGCCCCACATAAACACTCTCCATCcttctcctgtttctctccagGGCCTCGTATCTTTCACTAACACTGACGGCCTGATGCTGATGAATATTGTGCCCAGATTAGGAGGAAATCTCTTTCAGGATTGTTTTCTACGctgctgttaaatgtaattatattagtttGATCAGTTCTTTCTCTTATATGTAATTGAGTCGTGTCACATACATTACATACGACTGAATTATAATGAATAGCGATTAAGTGTGTAGACACAAGAGATAGTCAagagatatttgaaaatgttttactatgctgaaaatattaatgatttaaagtgaaacagCGCCTCCGTCTGGTCAAGAAACACAGACGCTGCACACGAACAGAAATATCACGTGTCTTCCAGAGAGAGGCGACATGGTAGCAATCATGACATACAGCAGCGTccctgatgttaacaaacactcTCTTTAATTAAACAGGTTCCACATGTAGAAAAAGCAAGACAACGCCATTATCTGGAGTTGATGAGAGTGAAACGATGTCATGATCACTGACTACTTAATCGTATCGTTCATCTCTAAATGGTGCAGAAACAAGCGCAAAAAGTCTGGGTCTCTCTGTGTCGCTCAGGCTGAGCTGCAGTGTCTATTCTCAGGAGCGATCCCACTACTGATCGACACGGGGGCTTTGACCTGCTCCGTCTCCGACCTGGGCCGGTTCACCCCTCCTTAGACGACCTGGCGGTCCCGAGCTCCCCCAGGAGCACCATATCGATACCGAACTTAGCGCGGACTCCCGATCGACATAGTCCACGGCAGCCCAGAAGCCCTGAGCTCAAGCGATCCGCCAGCCTCAGCCTCCCAGTAGCTTGGATTACAGGCGCCGCCACCGCACCCGGCGAGAACCCGAGAGACTCAACCTGCTGCTCAACCTGCCGCTCGCTGCGCCCTCTAGCGCCGAGAAACTACACTACACTCACATTCAAATCACTTTAATCTAATTTTGAAATAGCTAGTGTGTCATAAATCAACATCAGAAAAATGTTCTGGGTTTTCgaatcaaaatatgactttctatAATGACACAGGAAGTTGATTTCATACATGTCCTCATATATGCAGGCGTTTTGGGAGAACAAAGGAATAGAGAAAGAAATGCTCacttattattgtatttaaaaaaattatattattatgaaaatattgtccattattactccagtccttTTTTTTCGTTACATGTTGCCCCAAAAACAAATTAGATTTAGTATAGatacattatacataatgaGAAAACTAGTTTATGACGATTAGCAAACAActtgcagaaagaaaaatggtatgttgaaacattttggaaaaataaaaatgtattggtgattttaaaaattgctgAAAGTAAAAAACTGCTAGAGCTGTAAAATCAGTGTAATGCTAAGtttatctttctttcctttttctattttaagatttaagtaACAGTACCAATAAAttcaatttgttttatattcataagaacattatgtattattacataattaacccaatttagtttaaatgcatcatatttacaatttgttttattaataaacccaatgtattttaatacatattatatatttcttttttcctcgcTAAATCACGATACGCTACAACAAAAtctaaccacacacacaaaagaacaaCAGTCAGACCACCTTGttttacaattgttttaatgcttcagagcatattttgaaaaaaaaagtgctaaacaTTAGCTATAGTGCTACAGATATGTTTCCTCAAGAGAAAATGTTGTTAACAGCACTGCTTATATTACACTAACATACAGAGTGACAGGAAAAAATGAGTTTCAACTGAGAATGGTTGGTTGCcaggaaataataaaatcaacaacatctactgaaaatcaacaaaataaaattgagcGTGTTTGCACCACACTTTTCTGTGTAGGCTTTATTTTAGTAACACAGCTGTATAAAACAAACCTTCTACATAAAATAACTGGTCACAAAGACCAACTACGTTCAGCTGGCTTTGAAGGAGGAAATATCTGTTAACAAATCACTGAAGCATCTTCATTTTCAACGCTTGGGCTTGGAGACAGTTTGGTGGTATCCAGTTCCGTCACAGAAAACACTTCGAATGTGCATTTAAGGTCCTTTGGGTTCCCAAACTAAACCAGAAAGACTAGGGTGtttgtcttaaaggaacagttcacccaaaaataaaaaaaacacccaataattaatgatttaatgcCTTACATTAACACATGACATTGAGGCAAGGCAGATCCCAACTGAAAAGCTGAACTGTTTAAAAACTGAAGGGtaaatttaagactttttaagaCCAAGTAAAGTTTTGTAAGCCTTAATGTAGCACTAGCCTACCTCTATTTCATTCTATatattctatttgaatatactaaaaaaaaattcattcctgtgattttAAATGACTCCAGTCACGTGATCCTTAAGATTGTGATATtcttatttgctgctcaaaagcatttgttattagtattatattgcCACAGTTGAGTAAAATTGCTGTCAGGTCTCTTTGATGAATGGTAAGttctaaagaacagcattt
This genomic interval carries:
- the LOC122353576 gene encoding keratin, type I cytoskeletal 19-like, with the translated sequence MSVRITSTKGPKTVTSKSIITKSRGGSTVFPQKAYSVYGGSLGGGTRVSSSSLQSRIGGYGGGYGFGGGHGGGFGGGYGGAFGGGYGAGIMPGGCVVNDFQLNEKATMQNLNDRLATYLEKVRSLEAANAILERQIREYYEKKGPIAQRDYSPYWNTIKDLKDKIKNATINNANILLQIDNSKLAADDFRIKYEHEVVMRQCVEADIANLRRLLDQTNLARADLEMQIKGLEEELAFMKKNHQEELAALRSQLTGTVNVEVDAAPQQDLTKVMEEIRNHYENIIQKHRREQEAWFKDKTAGLNKEVAINTETIQTSRSQVTELRNTLQSLEIELQSQLSMKAALENSLVETEARYSAMLAGYQNQINMLEAELCQVRASIEQQGRDYALLLDIKSRLEKEIATYRSLLENQDIKTQIPGSTIMISGGSHSSGGSHIVTSGGSQSSGGSHTITTGGPTIQIKQTTTTSHRTY